Genomic segment of Oncorhynchus nerka isolate Pitt River linkage group LG10, Oner_Uvic_2.0, whole genome shotgun sequence:
GGCACAGAGACTGGCACAAAATGAGAAACCGGTAGGACAGTCATTAACACTGAGAGGCACACACGTTCGTGCCAACACCAACACAGTCTAAACCAGGGTTCCCCAACAGGCCTCCACACAATACTGTCTTTTTTGGGGTTGCATTTTGGTtatgtgatcatatacaaatgtaagcaaggtttgaaattaatGTTTTaattcaaatattatatctgtttgggcttcttgcagtcaatcTGCAGTCACAAATGATTTACAATTATGGTCCGGCGCCCCTACCCACCCGCACAAGACAAAAATTGGCCCGCGGCTGAATCCAGTTGATGATCCCcggtctaaacctaacccttatcctCCAAAGGCACCAGGGCCTATCAGGCCTCCCTCTGCAGACAGGGGCGTTCCTGGCTACCCAGACCCAATCCAGCGCCCTCCAGGACCCATCCAGAGACCCACACATCCCCCTCAGAGACCTGCAGTGGCCCAGGTCTTCCAGACCTGGCCCCCACAGGTACAAACCACTACCAACCTGCAGAGGGCACTAACAACCATAGTTAGAGAATTTTAGACTTGGGTGACGAGATGTACATAACCCTTGTGTGTTTGCCTATTGATGTACTGCTTGTCTCTCGCCAGCCTGTGGCTGTCAGTAATCGTAAGCTGTGCTTGATGTGCCAGAAACACTTGGAAGCAGACAGCCAGCACCCCATGAGCTgcgcacacactgtacataagGATGTAAGTCCTACACTAAAAAAAGCACTTATATTACTGCAAACTACAGTGTTGATGAGGAGGTGAGGCCTACCCTAAGACTTCCTCATATTGTACACAATACTAGGCACAATAAGATGATGCTTCCTTTTTACATtgctataaccctgactctacatTCTTAAACTACTGAGGCACTTTTAGCTGATGGAAAGCTGATGATTTgcctctgtctgtgtttcagtGCATCAGTGTATGGCTGCAGTCGAGCAAGTACAATGCCTGTCCCTTCTGTCCAGCAAAGTGAGAGGAGTAGCCGATAAGACCGACCAGAGAACACAACAGAAGAAGGGAAAGAGGAACACTGATAACGTTCTGGTCAGCTTCACAGAACTGAAGTGGGAGATGGTGGAATATGATTCTCACCTACACAGAGCAGTCATGGTGACTTATTACTATTCACCTATGTGACACAATAAAAACAAGTCATTCATATTATTCATCCCTATATTTAGACTTGACTTTATGTAAATCATTTAGTACATCATGTTAAAACAACTGCAGTTATAATCTGGCACTGACCAGAACTTTATTTTCTCACTTTTTTAAAACATTCCTGATTTAACCCATAGGGATATCATGTTTGTTATGTATGCCCGTTTGACAAGCAGTGTGTTTCTTGTCAAATATACCTCTGATACCCTCTGACATAATTATATCAACTGTTACGTGCATGTTATTTCTAACTACCAAGCATTTTCTATGTTTTATAATGTTTCTAACTTCCACGATTCTGTGTAAAATGTTTTTTTCTATGTCTAAAAATACACTAAAGTGTTATGTTAATAAGTGCCTTACTAAAAGTTGAATGAGCAGGAAATACTTCAGTGGAAGGGAAATGGCAATAACTATTTGGACTTGTTTAATTAACATATGTGATGTAAGAGAACGATAAAATAAAACCATTACACCAGTATATTGGAGACCTTTTGTATTTCATTGACAAGATTTCTGGAGGAGAGATCCAAGGACCATATTTTATCAGGTACACCAAGTTTCTTTCACCAAGCATGACACAGGCCATGTTCATGTGGATGGAATCACACTGAAGGTGACCACTACGTGGAGACAATCTACAGATAGTGTGTGCGAGTCTCGGCACTTCTTATtgtgaggagtgtgtgtctgaCCAGGATCTGAGGTTTTATGCCTTCAAGGCTGTGGCGACGGTATCATAGAAGGTCATGAACCTGCTCTTCAGGTCCTCGAAGTAGGGCTCCAGCTCGCTCTGGAGGTCAGCGGTGTGTAGGGACACCTCCCTCACCAACAGACTTCACAAGCTGATCCCTGTACTCAGCGTAGGGGGTGGCCAGATTCCTCCGCTCCTCCAGACGATTggtcagtgtaacagtataactttagaccgtcccttcGCCCATAcacgggcgcgaaccagggagcctctgtacacatcaacaacagtcacccacgaagcatcgttacccatcgctccacaaaagccgcggcccttgcagagcaaggggaactactacttcaagtaGAGCAAGtggcgtcaccgattgaaacgctatttagctcgcaccgctaactaagctagccgtttcacatccgttacatcagcttGGTGCGGACTATCTCAACCATGGGGAACAGCTTTGACTTGATCACCTCAACCTTGGCGCGCATCTAATTGACCAGCTCCTCACGGTTCTTGAAGACGTACTCCTGGAAGATGGGCTCTAGCTTCTCGCGGTACACCTCAACATGCTTCTGGAGGACCTGCTGCAGCTCCTCACTCTTGGGCTTCAGCTTGGTGCGGAGATTCTCAACATCAGCCATCACCTTTTCACACACCTGATTGGAAGTGGAAGCAGTCTGGGTATACTCGTGCAGCTTGTCGAAGCTCTCGGACAGCTTCATCCTGGGGGGATATGAGGAGGGTGGACAGAGGGGTGGAGGGTAAAATGAGGGAGAGACCAGTGCAATACATTGCTATGATGGAAAGAAGGATGAGGGGTTGTTGGAAAGGGAATATTAAGGCAAAATAATCTGGTGAAAGTTAACAAGTGGAGCTATGTGTTTCTTTTACTTGTACTCAGTGTATTCAGTCCATCCAGGTGGTCCAGGGTCTTCCGGACGGTCTCCTTCACCTGAGTGAGGTACTCTATGATGGCTGCCTTGATGTGCTCCATCTGGGAGGGGGCATCATTCTGCAAGGCCTGGGAGCCTGGTGGGCGAACAACCACATGACAGACCCAGGCTTTAGCTATAGTGCTCAGGCCTCCACCCAAGACTGTACTATGTTATATAACATTAGAGCTCATATTGACCTACTGCCAACAAGAGCGACAAACTTCATGGTGAAGGgctgagaacgagagagagaaggggaggggcagGTAAAACATGTGAGAAGCAACAACTTAACATTCAATGTTTCACACAACCAAAAACAATTTAACTCTACCAAACATTCAAACTCAAACTTCAGAGTACAAAAAGCAAGTTGCTTTTTATGCATTTGATCCATATTTCAAATTCTAACACATTTCTTTCCAAGAAACGAAGTTCAAAAATAATATCTGATGTCTTTCAGCAACTTTCATCTGTCTAATATTGGTCCTTCAATTCCTCATATTTGATTCCTTTTCtcctatgttgtctgtctcccatGCTTCCCATAAGCCCCATACCTCCCTATGAGTGTCCCAACGTGGCTAGTTTTCTCTTACCTGGGGGGTATGGTCCCTGatcagatgtgtgtgtgctgtcttgGACATGGACCTCAGCCCCTCAGTCCAACTGTAGGAGCATGTCCAAGGGTCAGAAActaagagggaagaggagggggagatgttttttttttacaaagtacACTTTTATGAGCAAACAGACAAACACTTATATGTACATGCGTGGGTTACTGGGTTGACCTAATGTTACCACCATACGGTGCAGGAACTGGGGTTACTATCAGTCATCTGAATGTCAAAGTCTTTTTCTGGAAAGACTTCGACAATGTGTTTCTGGCACATGCAATCTAAGTACATCAATTGTAAACATTAATAATGACATACTTTAcatatataactggatatattCAATATCCCTATATGCCCCAATGTTgaacatcacaccagtcatcataAAGAATATTTGTTAGATCCATATACAACATGTTTAGTAAGTACATGTAAATGGTTATGTATGTGGATAGGAAACTTGCCATATAATTTGATATTTGCATCATCCTATTGACAATGAGACCAGAAGTAGCCACTTGTGGCTGGCTACCTGTCCACTGTGGCCTTTTAATCTTTCTGGCTACTATGTGTGACCCATAAAGCCATCATAGGGCCATTAGATCATTGCCTCTAAAACCCTAAGGCGTAAAATAAATGCCTGAGCTGCGTTTCTTCTTTCTGTTCCTGACGAGAGAAAACGCTTTGGGTGAGattctcttctgcactgttcaaccaatccagtaaattcAACCAATCTCCTCCAATccagtggaggaggagatggactgTCGCCTTGTTAACACTGAGGGATACGTTAACGCCCAAAAGCAGAAGTCGTGTCACAAAAACAACGAGAGGAGTGTGTGATAATACAGTTCTACTGTAGCAGATAAGATATTGCATACAGCTAGCTATACGTCCCCATAcactctctgggatatgtgggacgctataccctctctgggatatgtgggacgctataccctctctgggatatgtgggacgctataacctctctgggatatatgGGTTTTCTTTCTGGTGGGTTGATGAGTACCGGCATACATTCAGTTGGCACATTCATTCTTTGCCATTTCAGTTCATGGTAGTCTCTCTTGACAGCCTAATCGAATAGCTGGCCAGTGTGCACACAATATTTATTTCCAGGGGCCACTGTTGATAAGTTCATACAGTGGGGTCTGGAATGATTGGATCTCTTGATAaagataaacaaaaaaaacatatgaAATTAATattacaaatactgagctatattgtattctataaaataaatggaaattattattttattttagtaCAATTGCCCAGATAAAGAGATTTTGTTtatcattttagaaaaaggctcagtgtggtaatcctcacaaggtgagggtgctggagtattgaaaacaggggataCAATCCTATTGACTGATAGATTGTTTCGATTTTTGAAAATGACTTAAACCCCcccaccccttttgccctcagaacagcctcaatacgtggggcatggactctacaaggtgttgaacgcgtttcacagggatgctggcccatgttgactcaaatgcttcccaaaatgaagttggctggatgtcctttgggtggtggaccattcttgatacacacaggaaactgttgtgtgaaaaaccctgcagcgttgtagttcttgacacaaatcggtgtgcctggcacctcctaccataccctgttcaaaggcacataaatattttgtcttgcccattcacactctgaatggcacacacacaatccatgtctcaattgtctcaaggcttaaaactccttctttaacctgtctcctcccattcatctacactgattgaggtGAATTTCACAGGTGACATTcgtaagggatcatatctttcacctggatttacctggtcagtctgtcatggaaagagcagatgttcataatgttttgtacactcagtatttgtatttgttattttactgtctttttgctcatctttatcaagggatccAATCATTCTGGACCCCACTGGGTATGCTGGATCCTTTTCCATTTAATCTGTCCTGTGTGTGATTGGCCTATCCCACCTGTGTGTACTGTACCATGCAACATAGATGTAAACTTTGTTTAAAACCCTGAGTCGGCACCACTGTGCTTTGTCACGGTCATAGTCTGTCTGACACACAGTATTGATTGGCTGAATAGGGACCATTAAATTAAGATGGTACTCCTCAGGGACCACTGACTAGATCTGAAACACTACTCTCATCCTTGGTGAATGGATGCTTCCTCGGTCTTCTCATCTTGACCTTCTGCCTCTCGTTTCCCCTCACCACCTCTCAATACCCCCTGTACCCTCGGAGTTGTGTTGAACTGTACATGGGTCTAAACCTGGTGATGAGGTGGAAACATGGATATGTTTTCTTGgtatcactgctgtgtcataggCCTTGAATAAGGTTAAAGGCCTTATGCCTTTTAAGGGGTAAATACATAGTGTACGCTGTAAGGTCTCCCCTTCAGgagacctctgtgtgtgtgttaaaacctGTTTTGAGTGTTGTGGCCTTCAGACACTATCAGAAGACGTCTAACATTCAGACTCCTCCTGTCTGGATCCCACCGTGGTTATCTGGTTTCCCGAGGACACAAAGCTGCCACAGACCTGATGAAACCAGCCACCCGTCAGAAGATGCTTACACTCGTTCACATCGTTATGACTCTATACTTGTGATGAAAGGTCAAGTTTCGGTCAAACCCACTGAATTTTTACTTGCTGATAAAATGGTTCCTGCTCTCAGGGGGAGGTCAGATTTATTAAAATGTTGTTGCTAGGGAAGGTTACGTAAGGGGGATTGGGGAGGCTACGTAATGGGGATTGGGGAGGTTACGTAAGGGGGATTGGGGAGGCTACGTAAGGGGGATTGGGGATGCTACGTAAGGGGGATTGGGGAACCTACGTAAGGGGATTGGGGAGGCTACGTAAGGGGGATTGGGGAGGCTACGTAAGGGGGATTGGGGAGGCTACGTAAGTGGGATTGGGGAAGTTACGTAAGGGGGATTGGGAGGCTACGTAATGGGGATTGGGGGCTACGTAAGGGGGATTGGGAGGCTACGTAAGGGGATTGGGGAGGCTACGTAAAGGGGATTGGGGAGGCTACGTAAGGGCGATTGGGGAGGTTACGTAAAGGGGATTGGGGAGGCTACGTAAGGGGGATTGGGGATGCTACGTAAGGGGGATTGGGGAACCTACGTAAGGGGATTGGGGAGGCTACGTAAGGGGGATTGGGAGGCTACGTAAGGGGGATTGGGAGGCTACGTAAGTGGGATTTGGGGATTGGGGGCTACGTAATGGGGATTGGGGGGCTACGTAAGGGGGATTGGGGAGGCTACGTAAAGGGGATTGGGGAGGCTACGTAAAGGGGATTGGGGAGGCTACGTAAGGGGGATTGGGGAGGTTACGTAAAGGGGATTGGGGAGGCTACGTAAGGGGGATTGGGGAGGCTACGTAAAGGGGATTGGGGAGGCTACGTAAGGGGGATTGGGGAGGCTACGTAAGGGGGATTGGGGAGGCTACGTAAGGGGGATTGGGGAGGCTGTATGAGTTACAGGATGTCTTAAGACATTTTGCAGAACTTGGGGAGAACTATCACATACTGTTAAACTGTACTCTATAGCCTACAATTGTATTACTAAAAGGAGTATTTTAATACTTCAACAGAGTCTGTTTCCATTACTAATGTATGTTTGATAATATAGACCTGATCATGTTGAAGAAATTGACCAACAACCTATACGCCCTGTCTTACCTCAGACTACTGTATAATGCTCCATGAACCGCATCTCATTaaccttcctcccctcccctctaatgGACACCAATATAATAGTTTTGGCAACAAGCTATTTCATTTATTTCTTCAATTTGACTACCTTTATCCTCTCATATTTACCATTTCTGTTGTGAGCCTTAGTAAAGGTTCCATCATAAATTGTGCAAACCACCACCACACCATAGCAGCAGAGATATCCAACAGGTAAGTCATAATTGTCAGCCAGGGAGGGGGTTTATTCAAGAGTTCTTAAAACAGCAAGAcaaccctcttctctccctcacaATATCACTGATAATTACCAGATTTATCTGCGGAACAGTTTTACCATAAACTGTGCAAGCGTTTGCTTGACGTTTCCTATCCAATAGCCTTGGAAAGGAAGTCATTTCTTGAGACAAGCCATCAGTGTCTGTCCCATTGACAGTAAGAGGTCTGTCCCACTTGGAGTGCACATAAAAGGGCTCCCTCTAGAGGTTAAATGGGACTCCTGCAAGTTAATTATGCAGTGACAATCACAGATACTAATCTGTTAATCACAAACCTTGATGATATAATACCTTCCCCCCACATTTACATCTTAAATACAACTGAAATGAAGCAACACCACAAATGATATACATCCATGGTCCTTTATTGGAATGCGCCGTCTTCTCAGCATGTGACAATAAGCCAGATATAGTGCAGTTTGCACCAAATACAGATGCTCACTAATGGTCATTCTCTTACAAACACTACCACATTCGCAACACAAGGCCATCTATCcaagcttcacacacacacacatatatatatatgtattatatacAAATGGGCCATTTCTAAACAGTCATACAACCAATGCACAGACTCAAACATAAGTGACATACACACTTCTCACCTCCAGCTATGTTCAAGGTTTACTCACACACGCGTATACAGAATGTAGATCAACATAGCGCAAGAATACGTGTAGACGGTTATAACATGAGAGCAGTCGATGCTCAGCAAGAGGACCTCTAACCACTTCAGTTCAACTGCACCAGGAAACAAAACAGGGTTGAAAGGTCAAACACACGACATTCTCTATGTGACCGGTGGTTGGTTtttagtgtagtagactagtaAATTCAATCAATGTTGTGTGTCAATAGCTTTATCATGATGCTACTGTTTAAGTCGTCCTGCGACAATGTCATGTGTTAGGAGGCAGGTGGTAGTGTGGCCAGGGCTGGGTGGGGGATCTGTACACTACACaacaagacaaaataaggacaaaaATGAAGAGCGGCGAGAGTgagcaggagagagaaagtgCAGGGATTTTAGTTACAGTTTTTTCTATGTGTAAGAGAGGCAGTGTCTGACAGTGTGTGTATGGCAGAAGGCCATTATGGGAAGATAGCTTTGACttcactgctgtgtgtgtgtgtcaaagcagagagagggggaggagagaatatTTCACAGTTGATCCTCAGATGGTAATTTAGAGCTTTTAAAAAGTCTGTTGGGGCAAATggagccaactcaaactgatttCTGAGAGAGAACGCATCGGAGTGCTTATTACTGTGCAGCTAAGCTGTGACCGAGTAGGAAGGATATGGCAAAACTCAACATTTTACAGTCTACGACAgtgtgtttttttgggggggggtctaTGCATGTGTGCCATTGGCCTCTCTATAATGCTTGTGCAGGTGTACTTCAGAAatgtcccatctctctatcctcccacTATCAGATCTCTCTGACCGCAAGTGCTACTGCTacagcatgtatgtatgtatatctcTCTGGAAGTCGTTGACTCTCTCCACACAGTcaccccacacacatgcacatgatcCCATGCACTCTCCCTCCTGCAGTTTCAGTTCCACTCACATGAGAGTGCCCATTCTCTCTGCTTTGCCCAGCCCCCCCCATGTGAGTGACATATCTTGATCTGACCCCTTCCCCAGACAGGAGCATGCCTCACCCCTGACTATccccccttcccttttcccagtAGAGACTCCAGGTAGAAGTCacccctaaccacagatctaggaccagaccCTGGAATAGTGGTTTGGGGAAACTTCCAGCTACTCCCCAACAGAAGGAGAGAGTCAGTGAAGCATGTCCCTGGCTGTGTGGCCCCTGGGGTGTGGCCCTCAGACCAGCGAGGCCCTCTTCTCCTCAGGCGTCTCATCCAGTATCTGCAGCAGTAGGTCACTGAGGGGCTTGGCGATGGCCCGGTAGCCCGCCGCCGTCAGGTGCAGGAAATCAAACATGTCCCGTGTGGAGATGGTCCCGTCAGAGTGCACAAAGCCCGCCCCCACGTCCAGGAACTGGGCCTGGCCCAGCCGCGGCAGCCAGGAGCGCAGGAAGCCATTCACCGCCACGTTCTTCTCCCGCAGCGGGTTGGGCCCGTCACCCCGTGCCAACAGACCCTGAGATTTACAGACAGAAGAGGTTAGTTACTAAAAGGACAAACATCTGTAAATGCATACATCCTAAATCAGGGTTGGGCACAATTCAGAATCAGTTTGCACTAttctgtgaagggaatagtacacagcgttgtacgagatttcagtttcttggcaatttctcgcatggaatagccttcatttctcagaagaagaatagactgacgagtagcagaagaaagttctttgtttttggctattttgagcctgtaatcaaacccacaaatgctgataccCAAGATACTCAAACTAGTCTAAAGGCGGccaattttattgcttctttaaaatcaggacaacagttgtcagctgtgctaacatacttgcaaaagggttttctaatgatcaattagccttttaaaatgataaacttggattagctaacacaacttgacattggaacacaggagtgataatgggcctctgtacatctatgtagatattccattaaaaatctttacaacattaacaatgtctacactgtatttctgatcaatatgaCATTTTAATGTCAAATTTTTTTGTGCTTTTCCTGCAAAAactaggacatttctaagtgacaccaaacttttgaacggtagtgtatatattttgtTTTCCTTGATCATTCATTTTAAGAGTTTGTCATGAAAATCTACTGTTTCAACAATATTTTATATGCATTTATATAACATGTTTGATGTTATTTCCTTAAATTCAAACTCAAATTGCATATCTGTATCCTGCTTCGATTCAACTCTAataaacatttaaaatatatGAAGCATCCTCAATTAAATTCTGAATTGAGCCCAAGCCTGATTCTAATATACAGTGGGgcgaacaagtatttgataacctgcaaaatcggcagtgtttcctacttacaaagcatgtagaggtctgtaatttttatcataggtacacatcaactgtgagagacggaatctaaaacaaaaatccagaaaatcacattgtatgatttttaagaaattaatttgcattttattgcatgacataagtatatgatcacctaccaaccagtaataattccgtctctcacagacctgttcgtttttctttaagaagccctcctgttctccactcattacctgtattaactgcacccgtttgaactcgttacctgtataaaagacacctgtccacacactcaatcaaacagactccaacctctccacaatggccaagaccagagcgctgtgtaaggacatcagggataaaattgtagacctgcacaaggctgggatgggctacaggacaataggcaagcagcttggtgagaaggcaacaactgttggcgcaattattagaaaatggaagaagttcaagatgatggtcaatcacccttggtctgctccatgcaagatctcacctcgtggggcatcaatgatcatgaggaaggtgagggatcagcccagaactacacggcaggacctggtcaatgacttgaagagagctgggaccacagtctcaaagaaaaccattagtaacacacttcgccgtcatggattaaaatcctgcagcgcacgcaaggtccccctgctcaagccagcgcatgtccaggcccgtctgaagtttgcctaTGACCATCTGgttgatccagaggaggaatgggagaaggtcatgtggtctgatgagacaaaaatagagattttggtctaaactccactcgccgtgtttggaggaagaaggatgagtacaaccaagaccaccatcccaaccgtgaagcatggaggtggaaacatcattctttggggatgcttttctgcaaaggggacaggacgactgcaccgtattgaggggaggatggatggggccatgtatcgcgagatctaggccaacaacctccttccctcagtaagagcattgaggatgggtcgtggctgggtctttcagcatgacaacgacccgaaacacacagccagggcaactaaggagtagctccgtaagaagcatctcaaggtcctgaagtggcctagccagtctctagacctgaacccaatagaaaatctttggagggagctgaaagtccgtattgcccagcgacagccccgaaacctgaaggatctggagaaggtctgtatggaggagtgggccaaaatccctgctgcagtgtgtgcaaacctggtcaagaactacaggaaacgtatgatctctaattgcaaacaaaggtttctgtaccaaatattaagttctgcttttctgatgtatcaaatacttatgtcatgcaataaaatgcaaattaattacttacaaatcatacaatgtgattttctggatttttgttttagattccgtctcagttgaagtgtacctatgataaaaattacagacctctacatgctttataagtaggaaaacctccaaaatcggcagtgtatcaaatacttgttctccccactgcacATGCTCATATAGTATTGACACTGAGGTGATAATGCAAACTTTCTGAATGCAAACACTGCATGAGATTGAAATGTTATACTCCAGATACACTGTagacaaaaaaaaatgaaaacctTCACTTACCAGAACAACAACCTTAGTCTTTGGAAGACGGGAGGTGAGCAGCTGTGCAATTGCAAGGATTCCCCCTGCAACTTGCTCAGCTGAGTGCTCGTGATTGTTGGTTCCTACCCACACCACCGTCACCTGGAGGGGACCAATGAGGTATTGAttaggtgttctgatctggatgAAATGCATTACAGGAACAAAACTGTCCCCCTGTGCTGTGCCCTTTTCCCTCTCAGGGCCTGTGCTGGCCCAGTTGAATCTCACCTTGGGCCTGATGTTGTCCAGTTCTCCATTCTGCAGCCTCCACAGCACATTACAGGTGGTGTCTCCCCCGATTCCAAAGTTGAGCGCGTGCAGTGGAGAGAAAAGCTCCCGCCAGATCTGTGGACACACACAGGGTTTTATTCTAGAACAAAAAGGGGCTTAGGTGGTGGGTGTGGCCAGCCAGGTTTGGTCAGCCAGTCTGAATTTTAGAGAACATTTTAGAAGCCCCCATCCTGGCAGTGTaggagaaatgtttgcagttttaaaagtgaatttgtcgcaattctacacattttgcaatagAGCT
This window contains:
- the LOC115118296 gene encoding platelet-activating factor acetylhydrolase IB subunit alpha2-like isoform X1; translation: MSGDEINPAAVAQAVEDVQGDDRWMSQHTRFVQECKDAEPEVLFIGDSMVQLMQQYEIWRELFSPLHALNFGIGGDTTCNVLWRLQNGELDNIRPKVTVVWVGTNNHEHSAEQVAGGILAIAQLLTSRLPKTKVVVLGLLARGDGPNPLREKNVAVNGFLRSWLPRLGQAQFLDVGAGFVHSDGTISTRDMFDFLHLTAAGYRAIAKPLSDLLLQILDETPEEKRASLV
- the LOC115118296 gene encoding platelet-activating factor acetylhydrolase IB subunit alpha2-like isoform X2 gives rise to the protein MSGDEINPAAVAQAVEDVQGDDRWMSQIWRELFSPLHALNFGIGGDTTCNVLWRLQNGELDNIRPKVTVVWVGTNNHEHSAEQVAGGILAIAQLLTSRLPKTKVVVLGLLARGDGPNPLREKNVAVNGFLRSWLPRLGQAQFLDVGAGFVHSDGTISTRDMFDFLHLTAAGYRAIAKPLSDLLLQILDETPEEKRASLV